The following are from one region of the Leptospira terpstrae serovar Hualin str. LT 11-33 = ATCC 700639 genome:
- a CDS encoding Spx/MgsR family RNA polymerase-binding regulatory protein: MSRSNPKVYEYSGCSTCRNALKYLKSKKVDFKQIPIRETPPTTAELKKAKQYLGDIKRLFNTSGKDYREGNWKEKLGTLTEEQIFKELSANGNLVKRPFVVGEGWVLVGFKEEEWKEKLG; encoded by the coding sequence ATGAGTCGTTCCAATCCCAAAGTTTACGAATATTCTGGATGTAGTACCTGTCGCAATGCCCTAAAGTATTTGAAATCTAAAAAAGTAGATTTCAAACAAATTCCGATTAGAGAAACTCCACCCACCACTGCCGAGCTGAAAAAAGCAAAACAATACTTAGGTGATATCAAGAGACTATTTAATACTTCAGGAAAAGACTACAGAGAAGGGAATTGGAAGGAAAAGTTGGGAACTCTTACAGAAGAACAGATTTTTAAGGAACTTTCTGCGAACGGGAATTTGGTAAAAAGGCCGTTTGTCGTTGGGGAGGGTTGGGTTTTGGTTGGGTTTAAAGAAGAGGAGTGGAAGGAAAAGTTGGGGTAG
- a CDS encoding transglutaminase family protein — MADFKVIHKTKYSYDDTVAYCHNMAHMYPLTSPHQDCFRTHVTVNPKPVVSSFRRDYFGNQVFLFSVEDPHRFLEVVVESTVRTHHSLGLDLYKSTPWENIYSLIHESTLDADLLSIEYIQPSSFIAAKESYSEFARMFFTNGKPVYAAALDMTSYIYQTFQYDPKATSINTPIDQILYERKGVCQDFSHLMIAALRSLKIPTRYVSGYLETLPPPGTQKLQGSDATHAWVSVYCPTFGWMDFDPTNGKIITEEYIITAVGRDYADVSPLKGILFGGGKHKLKVEVDVIREQI, encoded by the coding sequence ATGGCTGATTTTAAAGTGATCCACAAAACTAAATATAGTTATGATGATACTGTCGCTTATTGTCATAATATGGCACACATGTATCCATTGACATCGCCTCATCAGGATTGTTTTCGAACTCATGTGACCGTAAATCCCAAACCAGTAGTTTCTTCTTTTCGAAGAGATTATTTTGGAAACCAAGTATTTTTATTTTCTGTTGAGGATCCGCACCGATTTTTAGAAGTCGTTGTAGAATCTACAGTTCGGACTCACCACTCGTTAGGATTAGATTTATATAAATCCACACCTTGGGAAAACATATATTCACTCATTCACGAATCCACATTAGATGCAGACCTTCTTTCCATAGAATATATCCAGCCATCTTCTTTCATTGCAGCTAAAGAAAGTTATTCAGAGTTTGCTCGGATGTTTTTTACGAATGGTAAACCTGTTTATGCAGCTGCGTTGGATATGACGAGTTATATTTACCAAACATTCCAATATGATCCGAAGGCTACCAGTATCAATACTCCTATAGATCAAATTCTTTATGAAAGAAAAGGGGTTTGCCAGGATTTTTCCCACTTAATGATTGCCGCATTACGCTCGCTAAAGATTCCTACACGTTATGTGAGTGGATATTTAGAAACATTACCCCCTCCCGGAACTCAAAAATTACAAGGAAGTGATGCGACACATGCTTGGGTTTCTGTTTATTGTCCTACTTTTGGATGGATGGATTTTGATCCTACAAATGGTAAAATCATAACAGAGGAATATATTATAACAGCTGTTGGGCGAGATTATGCTGACGTATCACCCTTAAAAGGGATATTGTTCGGAGGCGGAAAACACAAACTCAAAGTTGAAGTAGATGTAATTCGTGAGCAAATATGA
- a CDS encoding circularly permuted type 2 ATP-grasp protein, with protein sequence MFIADYSAKNIYDEMFSSEGYPRKSYDFVKTKMESLGGIELVKRSTSAERALMSLGITFTLYGDGGEQERIMPFDVIPRIVPSEEWVSLEKGLKQRIQALNLFLTDIYGEGKILKDKIIPRDMIESSSGFLKQCIGLKPPKDIWIHITGTDLVRDGAGAFHVLEDNLRCPSGVSYVLENREVMKRTFPELFEKLNIRQVYDYPYHLRSMLENLTDVVDPVIAVWTPGVYNSAYYEHSFLAQKMGVYLVEGSDLIVENHKVYMKTTKGLRKVDVIYRRIDDTFMDQSSFRPDSLLGVKGIFEAYKRGNVALANAPGTGVADDKVIYSYVPKIIKYYLGEEPIIPNVPTYLCSEGPDLQFVLENIHNLVVKAANGAGGYGMIIGPKSTKQEQEDFKELIKADPRNYIAQPVLNLSTVPTLIADKIESRHVDLRPFILYGKDIYVMPGGLTRVALRKGSLVVNSSQGGGSKDTWVLG encoded by the coding sequence ATGTTTATCGCCGACTATAGTGCAAAGAATATATATGATGAGATGTTTTCTAGCGAAGGTTATCCGCGTAAAAGTTACGACTTTGTAAAAACAAAAATGGAGAGTTTGGGTGGGATTGAACTTGTTAAACGTAGTACTTCCGCCGAACGGGCTCTCATGTCACTGGGTATCACCTTTACTTTGTATGGTGATGGTGGCGAACAAGAAAGGATTATGCCTTTTGATGTGATTCCTCGGATTGTACCGAGTGAAGAATGGGTGAGTTTAGAAAAAGGACTCAAACAAAGAATCCAAGCATTAAATTTATTTTTAACTGATATCTATGGCGAAGGAAAAATTCTAAAAGATAAAATCATTCCTCGGGACATGATTGAGTCTAGTTCTGGATTTTTAAAACAGTGTATTGGTTTGAAACCGCCAAAAGATATTTGGATTCATATTACTGGAACCGATTTGGTACGTGATGGAGCAGGCGCCTTTCATGTGTTAGAAGATAATTTGCGTTGTCCTTCTGGAGTTTCTTATGTTTTGGAAAACAGAGAAGTGATGAAACGGACGTTTCCTGAACTTTTCGAAAAATTAAACATACGTCAAGTTTATGATTACCCTTACCATCTTCGCTCTATGTTAGAAAACTTAACAGATGTTGTAGATCCAGTGATTGCAGTTTGGACTCCAGGGGTATACAATTCTGCCTATTACGAACATAGCTTTTTAGCCCAGAAGATGGGTGTCTATTTGGTGGAAGGATCGGACCTTATTGTAGAAAATCATAAAGTGTATATGAAAACTACCAAAGGCCTTCGTAAAGTAGATGTGATCTACCGTAGAATCGATGATACATTTATGGACCAGTCCAGTTTTCGTCCAGACTCTTTACTGGGAGTGAAGGGAATATTTGAAGCATATAAAAGAGGAAATGTGGCACTTGCCAATGCTCCTGGAACCGGAGTTGCTGATGATAAAGTGATTTATTCCTATGTTCCAAAAATAATTAAATACTACTTAGGTGAAGAACCAATCATTCCAAACGTACCAACATATCTTTGTTCTGAAGGTCCAGATTTACAATTTGTTTTGGAAAACATCCATAACTTAGTTGTGAAGGCAGCGAATGGTGCTGGTGGGTATGGAATGATAATTGGTCCAAAATCAACTAAACAAGAACAGGAAGATTTTAAGGAACTCATCAAAGCAGATCCAAGAAATTATATTGCTCAACCAGTATTAAACCTCTCTACAGTACCAACCCTAATTGCGGATAAAATTGAATCTAGGCACGTTGACCTCAGACCGTTCATTTTGTACGGTAAAGACATCTATGTGATGCCAGGTGGACTCACTCGTGTGGCTCTTCGCAAAGGATCTTTGGTGGTCAATTCATCCCAGGGGGGCGGTTCAAAAGACACCTGGGTTCTAGGATAA
- a CDS encoding SDR family NAD(P)-dependent oxidoreductase, which translates to MKLASKKIVLSSGSSPLGKELLPLLLSEGALVVVGDSNPEEIPNHPNLQKYKIDPSKPDQMERLIESAIETLDKIDVFILNSEQITYAEDEKEDWNKLKILFHSNTLAPIYTVQRLTNLISVGLHIIVVSSDLTKNPTPGFGLYGSSKSALDYFWDSFRKQMGREFRFSRVIALEPKLSNPKRLASRVLQSVLRPKKRRYEHLSQLGNRFLLKFLPFLRFFRTLAYGFRLKQEKKKKISSNDLSPSTEN; encoded by the coding sequence ATGAAACTTGCTTCTAAAAAGATAGTACTCAGTTCAGGTTCTTCTCCTTTAGGAAAAGAACTTCTACCTCTACTTCTTTCGGAAGGTGCGCTTGTGGTTGTTGGTGACTCCAATCCAGAAGAAATTCCCAATCATCCTAATTTACAAAAGTATAAAATTGATCCTTCCAAACCTGACCAAATGGAACGATTGATTGAATCGGCCATTGAAACATTAGATAAAATTGATGTTTTTATTTTAAATTCAGAACAAATTACTTATGCAGAAGATGAAAAAGAAGATTGGAATAAATTAAAGATTTTGTTTCATTCAAATACACTCGCTCCGATTTATACAGTACAACGTTTAACTAATTTAATTTCCGTTGGTCTCCATATAATTGTTGTTAGTTCCGATCTCACCAAAAATCCTACTCCTGGATTTGGATTGTATGGATCTTCCAAGTCAGCTTTGGATTATTTTTGGGATTCTTTTCGTAAACAAATGGGAAGAGAGTTCCGATTTTCTCGTGTCATTGCTCTCGAACCAAAACTTTCCAATCCAAAACGGCTTGCGAGTCGAGTCTTACAGTCAGTCCTCCGTCCGAAAAAGAGAAGGTATGAACATCTTTCTCAGTTGGGAAATCGGTTTTTGTTAAAATTTTTACCTTTTTTACGTTTTTTCCGAACCTTGGCTTACGGATTTAGGCTAAAACAAGAAAAAAAGAAGAAAATTTCTTCAAATGATTTGTCTCCATCTACTGAAAACTAA
- a CDS encoding transglutaminase family protein, translated as MSIRVALSHITTYQYDKSIKLSPHVVRLRPAPHTKNHIVSYSLNILPEQKFLNWQQDPFGNYLARLVFPEKTNILQVAVDLVTDLKVINPFDFFVEEYAENFPFTYDKVLKKELAPYLKVKKPGKLLASYLKTIDIESRRTVEFLVALNAKVYSDVGYVIRMEPGIQTPEFTLSSRMGSCRDSAYLLVQILRNMGLAARFVSGYLIQLKADVKSLDGPSGAESDFTDLHAWAEVYIPGAGWVGLDPTSGLFTGEGHIPLAATPEPESAGPIQGFAEKSKVEFSFHMGVERVLETPRVTLPYQDDDWNRIIRLGDSIDKRIKKNDIRLTIGGEPTFVSTENREAPEWNFDALGFEKYSKSEQLIKRLGKHFAPGGLLQYGQGKWYPGEPLPRWAMISYWRKDGEPIWNHPYLLADDRYTGSATTEDARRFISVLGEYLRVPTTSIHTAYEDNLYYLWQEANLPAETESILDDLNTYDEMERKRILKVVDSGLHREVGYTLPLDYDVVNQSWKSDEWIFRRGKMYLIPGDSPIGLRLPLHSLGGKQSFSPPEDPAAPKPNLPKAKELGQSPFFTTTASYTIAEERTRTALCVEPRNGNIRVFLPPIKSLEGWLRLIYAIEQTALGTDIPIVLEGYEAPQDPRLNRFKITPDPGVIEVNFHPSSSFGEIVEKTKILYEEAQQLRLTAEKFLMDGRHSGTGGGNHITLGGASVGDSPFLRKPSLLRSLVAYWQNHPGLSYLFSGMFIGPTSQSPRIDEGRNDSLHELKIAFQQIDSNRHTSPWMLDRVLRNILIDITGNTHRTEISIDKLFDPGSPTGRLGLIEMRAFEMPPHYQMSVIQQAFMMAIICRFWEDPYYGNPINWNTDLHDRFMLPYFVYRDFKEVILDLQNSGFGFLSKDFDPFFEFRFPQYGICYLDGMEIELRMALEPWNVLGEENTAQGTSRGVDSATERVQVKVKGFHPDRYRLSCNGYEVPLQATSVHNEYVAGVRFKAWTPVFTLHPHLPAQQSLVFDVYDTWNHRALGGCTYHVSHPGGLSYQTIPINGYEAESRRISRFWTHGHKIGKSLPPVRLENKAFPSTLDLRMVTFK; from the coding sequence ATGAGCATACGAGTTGCACTTTCCCATATCACAACCTATCAATATGACAAGTCTATCAAACTTTCACCCCATGTAGTAAGATTAAGACCAGCCCCACATACAAAAAATCATATTGTCTCTTATTCCTTAAATATATTACCGGAACAAAAATTTCTAAATTGGCAACAAGATCCATTTGGAAATTATTTGGCTCGATTAGTATTTCCAGAGAAAACTAATATATTACAAGTTGCAGTTGACTTGGTTACTGATTTAAAGGTAATCAATCCGTTCGATTTTTTTGTTGAAGAGTATGCCGAGAACTTTCCATTTACATATGACAAAGTATTAAAAAAAGAGTTAGCTCCTTATTTGAAGGTAAAAAAACCAGGGAAACTACTCGCATCTTATCTCAAAACTATTGATATAGAATCAAGAAGAACTGTTGAGTTTTTAGTTGCACTGAATGCTAAAGTATACTCTGACGTTGGTTATGTGATACGGATGGAGCCTGGGATTCAAACACCAGAATTTACTTTATCTTCACGTATGGGATCCTGCAGAGATTCCGCTTATTTATTGGTTCAGATTCTAAGAAATATGGGTCTTGCAGCAAGATTTGTATCTGGTTATTTGATTCAATTGAAAGCGGATGTAAAATCTTTAGATGGTCCCTCTGGTGCTGAATCAGATTTTACAGACTTACATGCGTGGGCAGAAGTTTATATTCCTGGTGCCGGCTGGGTTGGTCTTGATCCCACTTCCGGTCTTTTTACGGGAGAAGGCCATATCCCTTTGGCGGCAACACCAGAACCTGAATCTGCAGGACCAATCCAAGGATTTGCTGAAAAATCTAAAGTTGAATTTTCATTTCATATGGGTGTGGAAAGAGTTTTAGAAACTCCAAGAGTCACCTTACCTTACCAAGACGATGATTGGAATCGAATCATTCGGTTAGGTGATTCCATTGACAAACGAATTAAAAAAAATGATATCAGGCTTACCATTGGTGGAGAACCAACTTTTGTTTCGACTGAAAATCGCGAAGCGCCTGAATGGAATTTTGATGCCTTAGGTTTTGAAAAATATTCCAAATCAGAACAATTAATCAAGAGGTTAGGCAAACACTTTGCTCCTGGCGGACTTCTTCAATATGGACAAGGAAAGTGGTACCCCGGTGAACCTCTCCCAAGGTGGGCGATGATCTCCTATTGGAGAAAAGATGGGGAACCTATTTGGAACCATCCATATCTACTCGCCGATGATCGTTATACGGGCTCGGCAACAACAGAAGATGCAAGAAGATTCATTAGCGTACTAGGTGAATATCTACGTGTTCCGACCACATCCATTCACACAGCTTATGAAGATAATCTATACTATCTTTGGCAGGAAGCAAATTTACCTGCGGAAACTGAATCTATATTAGATGATTTGAATACTTACGATGAAATGGAACGAAAAAGAATCCTGAAAGTAGTTGATTCGGGGTTACATCGGGAAGTGGGATATACTCTACCCTTAGATTATGATGTTGTGAATCAGTCTTGGAAATCGGATGAATGGATTTTTCGACGTGGGAAAATGTATCTCATTCCTGGAGATTCACCTATTGGATTAAGGTTACCTTTGCATTCGTTAGGTGGGAAACAATCATTTTCTCCTCCTGAAGACCCGGCTGCTCCGAAACCAAATCTTCCAAAAGCAAAAGAACTAGGCCAGTCACCATTTTTTACAACAACTGCTAGTTATACGATTGCTGAAGAGAGGACACGAACTGCTCTTTGTGTAGAACCAAGAAATGGAAATATCAGAGTATTTTTACCGCCAATCAAATCACTGGAAGGTTGGTTACGTTTGATTTATGCGATTGAACAAACGGCTCTAGGAACAGACATTCCGATTGTATTGGAAGGGTATGAAGCTCCTCAAGATCCAAGGTTAAATCGTTTTAAAATCACTCCAGATCCGGGAGTCATTGAAGTTAATTTCCATCCATCCTCTTCTTTTGGAGAGATTGTAGAAAAAACAAAAATCCTTTATGAAGAAGCGCAGCAACTTCGATTGACTGCAGAAAAATTTTTAATGGATGGTCGACACTCTGGCACAGGTGGTGGAAATCACATTACCTTGGGTGGAGCCTCTGTTGGAGATAGTCCTTTCCTGAGAAAACCTTCGCTTTTACGAAGTTTGGTGGCTTATTGGCAAAACCATCCTGGTCTATCCTATTTATTTTCAGGGATGTTTATTGGTCCAACATCACAATCCCCAAGGATTGATGAAGGAAGGAATGATTCATTACATGAATTAAAAATTGCATTCCAACAAATTGATTCCAATAGACATACTTCTCCTTGGATGTTAGATCGTGTATTAAGAAATATCTTGATCGATATCACTGGCAATACTCATCGAACAGAAATTTCTATTGATAAACTGTTTGATCCTGGATCACCAACCGGACGATTGGGACTCATTGAAATGCGTGCTTTTGAAATGCCTCCTCATTACCAAATGAGTGTGATTCAACAAGCGTTTATGATGGCAATCATCTGTCGGTTTTGGGAAGATCCTTATTATGGAAATCCTATCAATTGGAATACGGATTTGCATGACAGATTTATGTTACCTTACTTTGTTTATCGTGACTTTAAAGAAGTGATACTAGATTTACAAAATAGTGGATTCGGTTTTTTATCAAAGGACTTTGATCCGTTTTTTGAATTTCGATTTCCACAATATGGAATTTGTTATCTAGATGGAATGGAAATTGAGTTGCGTATGGCCTTGGAACCTTGGAATGTTCTTGGCGAAGAGAATACTGCGCAAGGAACTTCACGTGGTGTTGATTCAGCAACAGAACGAGTTCAAGTAAAAGTAAAAGGATTTCATCCAGACAGATATCGGTTGAGTTGTAACGGGTACGAAGTTCCGCTACAAGCAACATCTGTTCATAATGAATATGTCGCCGGAGTACGATTCAAAGCATGGACTCCTGTTTTTACTTTACATCCTCACTTACCTGCTCAACAATCTTTGGTATTCGATGTTTACGATACTTGGAATCATAGAGCCCTTGGAGGATGTACATACCATGTATCACATCCTGGAGGTTTGTCTTACCAAACCATTCCTATTAATGGATATGAAGCGGAATCGCGTAGGATCTCTCGTTTTTGGACTCATGGCCACAAGATCGGAAAGAGTTTACCACCAGTTCGATTGGAAAATAAAGCCTTTCCATCAACATTGGATCTTAGGATGGTAACATTCAAATAG
- a CDS encoding circularly permuted type 2 ATP-grasp protein: MMTQDPYHLIGNYRTIPGVYDELYDADGQIRNKYKFLVKSFQELGPAELVNRRRDTDRILRENGVTYNLYQTDSPEAKERPWDLDLFPLVMESEEWRVLERGLNQRADLLDALVRDVYSKRRLLHEKKIPPEILFNETSFLRACDGMYDSNHFLARNPALLFFVCDLIRAADGNFYVLNDRVQAPSGSGYSLENRIVLSRIFPSMYRDAMVHRVAVYFRSLRKSLTQLAGVTGREPVIVLLTPGPSNETYFEHAYLAGYLGYTLVQGEDLTVRKNKVYMKTVEGLQQIDLILRRVDDDFMDPLELRGDSLLGVPGLLESVRSGNVKIANPIGTGFLENRALLPFYSDLCRFYLGEDLILPMAPTYWMGTPHHFQLVLQNPEKYVFKTVSRTDEEKPVTFIELSGDRKDSFLYKLRLSPNRFIAQEMIASATVPVLGENGFRPGRAIMRTFVSSSGSGYQTMAGGLVRVSPSLDDFFITSQRGAWSKDLWVLATETQKEESLLVPKSDQVLISRKSAGVPSRVADNLFWLARYLERSENQTRVIREATYKILQVEDGYERESLENSLKLVTHVTNSYPGFIGDDAGDLFLNPFPELQRLTTNRQVVGSLAFHLRSLVLASKSVRDRLSEDMKKILLQLEDQSNHEIESYDQIIDFLQKIVVNLSSLTGLSFENMSREAGWYFLNLGRRIERSINMILMLQGMIRWDSFRDKASFETFLRINDIRLTYNRRYSGKIDQESVLDILLFDTTNPRSFAYQLEQINSDIQFLPGKDEKVVYSEDRAALQLYTHFKMKDISIFFESENPLESVSVWLEELHTYLKQLSEALSARYFNYTEEQTRIGDGNG; encoded by the coding sequence ATGATGACTCAAGACCCTTATCATTTAATCGGAAATTATAGAACGATTCCTGGAGTTTATGATGAACTCTATGATGCAGATGGTCAAATTCGAAACAAATATAAGTTCTTGGTCAAATCCTTCCAAGAACTTGGACCAGCCGAACTAGTCAATCGCCGACGAGATACGGATCGAATTCTAAGAGAAAATGGTGTAACTTATAATTTATACCAAACCGACTCACCGGAAGCAAAAGAAAGGCCATGGGATTTAGATTTATTCCCTTTGGTTATGGAAAGTGAAGAGTGGAGAGTGTTGGAAAGAGGACTTAACCAACGTGCAGATTTATTAGATGCACTGGTTAGAGATGTTTATTCCAAAAGACGACTGTTACACGAGAAAAAAATTCCTCCAGAAATTCTTTTTAATGAAACATCCTTTCTTAGGGCTTGTGATGGCATGTATGATTCCAACCACTTTCTTGCGAGGAATCCGGCTCTGCTTTTTTTTGTATGCGATTTGATTCGCGCAGCAGATGGAAATTTTTATGTTTTGAATGATAGAGTACAGGCCCCATCTGGCTCTGGTTATTCCCTCGAAAACCGTATCGTACTCTCTAGAATTTTTCCCAGTATGTATCGTGATGCAATGGTTCATAGAGTTGCTGTATATTTTCGGTCTTTACGAAAATCATTAACTCAGCTAGCGGGCGTTACTGGCCGTGAACCAGTAATCGTATTATTAACACCAGGCCCATCGAATGAAACTTACTTTGAACATGCATATTTAGCCGGTTATTTAGGTTACACCTTAGTTCAAGGCGAAGACCTTACTGTAAGAAAAAATAAAGTATACATGAAGACCGTAGAAGGTTTGCAACAGATCGATTTGATATTACGAAGAGTCGACGACGATTTTATGGATCCACTCGAATTACGAGGGGATTCTCTTCTGGGAGTTCCAGGACTTTTGGAATCGGTTCGTTCTGGAAATGTAAAAATTGCAAATCCAATTGGAACTGGATTTTTAGAAAACAGAGCCTTATTACCATTTTACTCAGATTTATGCCGCTTTTATTTAGGCGAAGATTTGATTCTTCCCATGGCACCAACGTATTGGATGGGAACACCACACCACTTTCAATTGGTTTTACAAAATCCCGAAAAGTATGTTTTTAAAACGGTATCGCGTACGGATGAAGAAAAACCGGTCACTTTTATTGAACTAAGTGGGGACAGAAAAGATTCCTTTTTATACAAACTAAGATTATCACCGAATCGTTTTATAGCGCAAGAAATGATTGCTTCTGCCACGGTACCTGTGTTAGGTGAAAATGGATTTCGTCCAGGTCGTGCCATTATGAGAACCTTTGTCTCCTCTTCTGGATCAGGTTACCAAACCATGGCAGGTGGACTCGTCAGAGTATCACCATCCTTAGATGATTTTTTTATCACCAGCCAAAGGGGAGCTTGGAGTAAAGATTTATGGGTTCTCGCAACGGAAACTCAAAAAGAAGAATCACTACTCGTTCCAAAATCGGACCAAGTATTAATTTCAAGAAAAAGTGCCGGTGTGCCGAGCCGGGTTGCAGACAATTTGTTTTGGTTGGCTCGTTATTTGGAACGTTCAGAAAACCAAACAAGAGTTATACGAGAAGCTACTTATAAAATATTACAAGTAGAAGATGGATACGAAAGAGAATCATTAGAAAATTCGTTAAAACTAGTCACACATGTTACTAATAGCTATCCAGGTTTTATTGGGGATGATGCGGGTGATCTATTCTTAAATCCATTCCCTGAACTACAACGATTGACTACAAATCGTCAAGTGGTAGGAAGTTTGGCGTTTCATTTGAGAAGTTTGGTATTGGCTTCAAAATCAGTTCGGGATCGTCTTTCCGAAGATATGAAAAAGATTTTATTGCAGTTAGAAGACCAATCCAATCATGAAATTGAATCGTATGATCAAATCATAGACTTTTTACAAAAGATTGTCGTGAACTTATCCTCTCTCACTGGATTGTCCTTTGAAAATATGAGTAGAGAAGCTGGTTGGTATTTCTTAAATTTAGGCCGAAGAATAGAAAGATCTATCAATATGATATTGATGTTACAAGGAATGATTCGGTGGGATAGTTTTAGAGACAAAGCTTCTTTTGAAACATTTTTGCGCATTAATGATATTCGATTAACATATAATAGGCGATATAGTGGAAAAATTGATCAGGAGTCAGTATTAGATATTTTGTTATTTGATACTACCAATCCTAGGTCTTTTGCTTATCAGTTAGAACAAATTAATTCAGACATACAGTTTTTACCTGGAAAAGATGAGAAAGTAGTTTATTCGGAAGATCGAGCCGCCTTACAATTGTATACCCACTTTAAAATGAAAGACATATCCATTTTCTTTGAATCAGAAAATCCTTTAGAATCAGTTTCTGTTTGGTTAGAAGAATTACATACTTATTTGAAACAATTATCGGAAGCATTATCAGCTAGATATTTCAACTATACCGAAGAACAAACAAGGATCGGTGATGGGAATGGCTGA
- a CDS encoding alpha-E domain-containing protein, whose amino-acid sequence MLSRVAESVFWMNRYIERAENYSRFIDVNHQLSLDLNEQVPNQWLPLVHTTGDVELFEKRYSEPSPLNVIRFMTFDEENPNSIFQCLSRARENARTIRENISTSMWEVLNEFYLLIKDYRKVYMESSDLHGDTVSMDLSEFLSTVRKSCQSFYGCSDATISHDEVWNFSLLGRFLERADKTTRILDMKYFILLPSVHDVGSTLDLLQWLSLLKSASAHEMYNQKYKRVDPTDIAEFLILNETFPRSIFFCIQEMQEALEKISGIKEGLPRNLAQDATTVYLNRLRSENIKSIFDKGLHEYLDDIQIELNHIGAKIVERFFTN is encoded by the coding sequence ATGTTAAGCCGAGTTGCAGAATCAGTTTTTTGGATGAATCGATATATCGAGAGAGCAGAAAACTACTCTCGGTTCATTGACGTCAATCATCAGTTATCATTGGATTTAAATGAGCAGGTTCCAAACCAATGGTTACCACTTGTTCATACAACAGGTGACGTTGAGTTATTTGAGAAAAGATATTCAGAACCAAGCCCATTGAATGTCATTCGGTTTATGACATTCGATGAAGAAAATCCCAATTCCATATTTCAATGTCTTTCTAGGGCAAGAGAAAATGCGAGAACCATTCGTGAAAATATTTCAACATCTATGTGGGAAGTATTGAATGAGTTTTATCTTTTGATTAAAGACTATCGCAAAGTTTATATGGAATCTTCGGACTTACATGGAGATACAGTTTCCATGGATTTGTCAGAATTTTTAAGTACAGTGAGAAAGAGCTGCCAAAGTTTTTATGGCTGTTCGGATGCGACAATTTCCCATGATGAAGTTTGGAATTTTTCTCTTCTTGGAAGATTTTTGGAACGTGCGGACAAAACAACTAGGATCTTAGATATGAAGTATTTTATATTACTTCCTTCGGTCCATGATGTTGGTTCTACATTGGATTTATTGCAATGGTTATCGTTATTAAAGTCTGCCTCTGCTCATGAGATGTACAATCAGAAATACAAACGAGTGGATCCAACAGATATCGCAGAGTTTTTGATTTTAAATGAAACATTTCCAAGATCGATTTTCTTTTGTATTCAAGAGATGCAAGAAGCTTTGGAAAAAATCTCTGGGATTAAGGAAGGACTGCCTCGAAACCTTGCCCAAGATGCAACTACAGTTTATTTGAATCGACTAAGGTCAGAAAATATAAAATCCATCTTCGATAAAGGTCTACATGAATACCTAGATGACATTCAAATTGAATTGAATCATATCGGCGCAAAAATCGTGGAACGATTTTTTACAAACTAA